In Oxyura jamaicensis isolate SHBP4307 breed ruddy duck chromosome 28 unlocalized genomic scaffold, BPBGC_Ojam_1.0 oxy28_random_OJ73019, whole genome shotgun sequence, the DNA window NNNNNNNNNNNNNNNNNNNNNNNNNNNNNNNNNNNNNNNNNNNNNNNNNNNNNNNNNNNNNNNNNNNNNNNNNNNNNNNNNNNNNNNNNccgggggggggggggggagctccTCGGAGCTCCGGCACCGGAGCCGTGCGTTGGGCTCGTTAacggggagggagcggggacCGTGCCGGTGCCCCacgtccccgccgccccccttctccccccgcAGACCGACGAGGCGGTGCGGGCGCTGCTGCAGCGCTTCTACGCCCTGCAGGGCGAGCGGGTGGAGGCGTACCGGCTCTTCGAGGAGTGAGTACCGGGAACGGGGACCGGGAAAGGGAACCGGTGGTGCTGCATGGGAAGCCCTATGGGGATGGAACCCCCCAGCCCTAATGGGATGGAATCCCCCAGTCCTATCGGGATGGAATCCTGCTGCCCTATCAATCTGGAATCCCCCAGCCCTAACGTGATGAACCCCACAACCCTAATGGGATAAATCCCACAGCCCTGAATGGGACGGATCCTGCAGCCCTAATGGGATGGAATCCCCCAGTCCCACCAACCTAGAATCCCCCAGCCCTATCGGGATGGAATCCCACTCCCCTGTCAATCTGGAATCCCCCACCCCGAATGTAACGAAACCCCCAGCCCTATTGGGATGGATCCCCCAGCCCTAATGGGATAAATCCCACAGCCTTAACAGGATGGAATCCCCCAGCCCTGAATGGGATGGATGCTGCAGCCCTACTGGGATGAACCCCCCAGCCCTAACGGGATGGAATCCCCCAACCCTATCAATCTGGAATGCCCCAGCCCTACTGGGATGGATCCCGCAGCTCTATTGGGATGGAATCCCCCAGCCCTAATAGGATAAATGCCCCGGCCCTGAATGGGATGGACCCCCCAGCCCTATTGGGATGGAATCCCCCAGCCCTAACAGGATAAATCCCCCAGCCCTACTGGGAGGAATCCCCCAGCCCTACTGGGATGGATCCTGCAGCCCTACCAGGATGGAATCCCCCAGCCCTATCAATCTGGAATCCCCCCTCCCTATTTTTACTCCCACATGGGAACAAGCTGCCGGGGCCGCTGACGAGCTCCAGCTGGCAGGGGACGCCCGCCCCGGACACCTGTATCCCATTTTCGCGGCAGCCGGGGGATGATTTATTCCCGGGGAGGCAGGCTGGGAGCGCACGGGGAACcctccaacaacaacaaaaaccagaatCCCGTGTGAGGGGCTGCACCGCGACGCGGGGAACACGGAGGGGACCCGCATGGCTCCCGTCGCACCGGGACCGTGGGGCTCCCATCTCACCAcggtgactttttttttcatttccctgtcCCCAGAGGCCACCGGGCGTACCTGAGCAGCGCGCCCCACTATGACTTCCCGCGCTACCGGCAGCTGGTGCACGAGCTGACGCTGGCCTTCAGCGGCATCTCCCGCGAggtcctgcagctccaggggcGGCTGCGGGACCAGCACGGCCGCCCCGAGCTGGCCCAGCACCTCGCCCGCCTCCAGGAGCgggagcaggagaagctgcagctggtgagctcccggggctgggggtttgggggggaCACAGgaccccccacacacacaccttggGGGTGGTCCTAGCCCCTCTCGGTGTCCCCTCCGCAGACGGCGCAGCTCCAGCTGGCGCGGCAGCAGGCTCAGGACCAGCCCGGCGTGGACGCCCACCGGCAGGAGGTGCGGGAGCTCAAGCACAAGTAGGTGGGCACGGGGGGCACCGCTCCCACACCCCAGTTTTGGGGACGGGGACCCCCCTTCCCCGGGCTGGCGGCCTCGTGGGGGTCCCTTCCCTGCCTTTCCTCGGCCCCTTTCCTCCAgcggggcctggggggggggcccagATGGTGCCTTCAAAAGCGCTCTTGTTTGGAGCCCTGCGGATTGTTTAGCGATGCCGCACGGCCGCGGTCTCGTCAGCCTCCCCGGGCTTGAGTGTTTCATAAACAGCGCGGGGAACGCGAGGCGGCCCGGATAATACGCTCCATATGGGCTTTATTTATAGTTTCCATCCGCTCTCGTAGGCTAATTAAAACCATTGAGGCAATCAGCGAAATTCTCCAGGACCTCAAGTACGATTCGGAAGAAGCCGAGTGATGGGCGGCCCCGTGGGAACGGCTGCAGGGGCCGGGCAGCGGAGCTCTGCCCGCGCCAGGGGGGCCCCGCtcgccccctgctccccccacccggccagccccgctcccgctGCGCCCCACGCCGCCGCCACCTTCGCTCCAGCCCCTTCTtttgggtgctgagcccctccTGGGGGTCCCCCCCGATCCCGAGCGTCGCTGCGGGGACGGGTGCCGGTGCTGCTCCCgctctctgctggctgcagcggggctgtgAACCGAGGAAAAGCATGGCCCGAAGGGGATCCACCCCCCCGGGACACCTCGCTCCGagccccagggtgctgggggtctcCGTGGGGGTGGGTGCTGCTGTTGCTTCAACCTGGAAGCCCACACCTCTGCGATGGgagctgccccccagcacctcgcCGTGCCCCGCGGCTGCTCCGAGCCGGCTCCGGGCATGGGGACAGCACCCCGCGAGCACCCTTCTTATGGTCACCCcacaataaaaacaactctTTGGAACCGGCTTGAGGTTTATGGTCTTGCAGCCCCCTGAACGTCACCACCCCTCAACTCGGTCCCCCCTGGGTCGCAGTGAGGGGGGACGCGGGCGCTGCCACCGCGGCCCCTTGGCTGCCCGCTGCATCCCCGTCCCCCCGCGCTGCCGCTGCCCCACTGACGCAGGCCCCCGTGGGGTTTGAGAGGTTTATTGGCATTAAGCTTAAATCTGTTCCTAATTGACTGAAATGTAACCAAAATAAGGCTGGTTTGAATCAAAATTAGAGCAGGCACTGAGCAAACCCCTGCAGCCTCAAACCAGCCCGCGGGGCTCTCCGGGGACAGACCCCCCCCCGTGCGCTCGCACGCGGCCCCGTGGGCACCCGCAGCCCTTCCCCGCTCGGGGGAATAAAACCCAAACtgcagcccgggggggggggctgcacccaccggggaggggggggatcCCCCTTCACCCCCCTGCTGCTCCGGCTTGCGGTTACGGAACAAAGGCCCCGAGCCCTCCCGTGCTGGGGGGGGTCCCCTCTCCGCCGTGGGGCTCAGGAGGACGCGGGGGGCTCCGCTCCCAGGGGGCCGACGGCGGCGCCGCTGCCCTCGAGGGGGTGCcggggccagccccagcccgcaCCCCCCGGATCGCCCCCTCTGAACCCCCCTTGCAGCGGGGTGCGGGGCTGCTCCTTGCCCCGGGTGCCTTCTTGCCCCCCCCCGGTGCAGCgcggcggcggggacggggcgGGCGAGGGTGGCCCCGGGCGGGCGCCGGGCGCCCCGTGCCGTGCTGCCGGCGCTCGGCCCCGCGGGGGCTACAACTTATCGCCGGGTAGAACCTGCGGagagagcagagccctgcttcGAGGCCACCCCCGGGGAGAGGCTGCGGGGCGCGGGAcaccccccccgtcccccccaaTTCCCCTACCCGCGAcggaggagggagaaagaagtgCGAAAGGCTCCTTACCTACCTGGTTGCGTGTTTTGTGCGATTTCTGCAGCCACACGCGCCACTGGTCGTAGAGCTTGATGCTGAGGTTGGAGCAGCCGTAGGCGTGCTTCTTCACCCAGCCGAAGAACTGCTTCAGCTCCCGCCGCAGCGTCGTGTTCTGCTCGCCGCCCTTGGGGtcgcagccccccgccgcccgctcTGCGGGGACACGGAGGGGACGGGGATCAGGGCCaccgaggggggggggaaaggggggacACTGCCATGAATAGGGGGGGACCTGGGGTAGGGAAACGAGCGGCTTTCTGGCTCCCTGGTGGGAAATAAGAGCTCCGAACTGGCTCCTTCGCGAGAAATCCAGGTGCTGGCACGCAGCGGGGAGCGGCCTCTCCGCACGGCCAAGGGCGCACGCGGGGacggggggagctggggagggggctcggggcgcTCACCGCTGCGCGGGGTGGAGGCGGCTGTGGGGTTGCTCCAGTCGCTCCAGATGCCGGCCTTCTTGGAGCCGTAGATGCCGAAGGGGTTGCAGCGCACCTGGACGAAGTAAACGGTGCCGGGGCGGAGGCCGGCCAGGCGGCACGAGGTCTGGTTGCCCACGTCGTCCACGACCTGGGGGACGGCGGCAAGCGAGCGGCTCGGCTTGGCCCCACGTGCCCCAAAGCCCCGGGCAGGGGGCACGCTGCCCGGTCCCCATCCCACCTTCCACTCCGAGCTGTCCTCCACGCGGTACTGGATCTGGTACTTGGCTTGGAAGAGGAAATCCTTGAGCGCGGGCGGCGAGCTCCAGCGCACGCTCAGCTGGTCCTCCAGGTCGCCCACGCGGCTGACGTGCACGTCGGACGGCGGGTCCGTGGTCactgcggggacacggggacaaaCGGCACGGGGCTGGCGAGGCGCCCGAGGGGTTAAGGAGCCGCGGATGCCAATTTGGGGGGGAAACCTCCTCATTCGATTAGGAACGATTCCGCTCGCCCATCGCCCGTTTCCTGCacgcccccctcctccccggcGCGCCGCgagcccccccccggtgccggcgCTCACCCACGTCGAGGATGTCCAGCATGACGACGTCGGAGAcggccacccccagcctgtTGGACGCCTCCACCCAGATCTCGTAGGGCGTGAAGAGGGCCAGGTCCTTGGGGATGTGGCAGGAGTAGGGCCCGGCCGTGTGGTACTCCTGGCACGTGTTGTCGCGGCCGTACCACCTGCGGGCGGGCCGTGAGTCCCCGGTACCGGGCACCCGGGGCGGTGATGCCGGCGGGGGCCCCcggtgtggtttttttttccacccccccccccccccccagcacacaccTGCCTGCCCGGAGGAAATGGCAGCATGGAGCCGGGGCTGCGCCTCATTTATCTGCCATTTAATACCGGCAGCATCGCGCCGGAGAGGTGTTGGGTTACCGGCCCCGACGCTCGCGGGTCCCCCTCCCCGTCCCAGCACCAGGTGAAGtttgtgtgtggggggggtccctgccccaCGTTACCCCCCCCTCAAGCCCCAAATAAGCCCAGGGAGGGGATTCCTCAAGCGATGCTGCGGCCGCAAGCTTCGCCTTcgcctcctccccagcacgTAGGGAGCGTGGCGCCCCGCCAGCACCGCTCACTCCTGCCCCAAGGACTTTGCcttgggggggcaggggggaagagggggaccCCTCCCTCAAACCCATCCCACCCAGCACCGTCAGGTGGGAGCCACGGAGCTTCCCCTCTGCATAAGCCCCAAAATCCCATGCTCGTGTTTGGAATTAACCCGGGGTGAGTACCTGAGCTTGTACTTGAGCGTGTAGTTAGTGTGCAGGAAGGTTTCCCCTTCGGTGCCCGGGGCCCACTTGCAGGTGAGGTCCTTCATGTTCTTGGACCAGCAGGAGATGTTGACTGGTTTTTCTGGGGGCACTGGAAGAGGACAAAAAGGACGGAGGGGGATGAAGCGGCTCCGTGAGCAGCGCAACCACCAGCACTCGGGGTCCCAGCAGCACCACGCCAGCCCCTGCATCGCGTGCCCACGAGGACGGTGCCACCGGGACGCACGGTGCCAGCCCCCCAAAGCCGCCGGTGCGCGAAGCAGCGAGACGTTCCAGCCCCGCGGCTGCTcgaggggctgcagctgcctgcaccAGGCTCCGGAGCTGTTTTCTTTCGGGAACAgcaaccaaaggaaaaaaaaaatagaagctcTGTTCCCAGTTAAGCCTCTGTATTCTTAGGACGTAAAATCATCCTTAAAATAGCCCGAGATAAAATCTTATGATTATTGATTCGGACAACTGTAATTTCACCGAGGGTTGCCAGAGCAGCCTTTCTGCTGCGAGCTCCGCCGAGCCGCGGCGGGTCCGGGAGCGTGCGGCAAAGCCCCGAGAGGTGAAAACGCAGAGAGGGGCGCACGGGCGGCGGCAAACCCCGGCTCTCCCGCGCCGTAGCAAGAAACTCCTTCATCCAATTCATCCCGCTGGAACGTTTCCGCGGGAGCCGAGGCGCTCCGCGCCCTGCCCAAGCGGCAAAGCGCCCCTGGGTGCTGCGAGCCCCGCAGCCACGCCAACGTACGTCCGACGTAAAGGCAGGATCCGGCCAGGATGCCGCCGTCCCGGCTGTGGCACACCAGGTTGTCCCCCGACTGCTGCTTGGAGCCGTTGAGGCGGGCGAGGGCCACGCTGAGCGTGGTGGGGCCGAGGGCGGCGTAGGAGGCGGCGGGCAGGCGCCGGCCGTTCAGGGTCCAGTACAGGTCCTCGGCGCGCAGGTGGAAGTCGGCGCTGACCGTGCAGGTGGCGGTCAGCGAGGAGCCGATCAGCAAGGTGGGGTCTTGGGGGGAAATCACTGCAGGGTCTGcagccaaaaaataataataataaaaaatgaagcgggggagggaaaaaaaaatataaatatagcaCAGCCCTCAGCTGCACGGGAGGTGCTCGGTTCGGGTGCGCTCCTTGCGAGCTCGCGGAGCACCAGCCCCGTCTGGGGTGCTGCGTTCATCGCTCCGTGCAGGGTTTTTTGGGCAGCGATGTGTTTTTCCAGGGCTGGCTCGTggctttttaactttttcttttgagatttCGACAGCAACAATGGAAAGTTTGGGGGTTTTctccagcattattttttttaaggctcgTTTTGGAGCCTGACGGCTGCCAGCTCCCCTCCGCGGGGCCGAGGGCCGGTGCGCGCGCCCCGGCGCTGACCACCCGCCTAATCCGAACCATGTGCCGCCGGCGCTGCCAAAAGCCATCACTCGCACCTCGCCGCGGGGTCCCTGCGCGCGGGGGCCCCGGGCTCCCCGCGAGGGTGGTCTGGGCTTT includes these proteins:
- the REX1BD gene encoding required for excision 1-B domain-containing protein — translated: GELLGAPAPEPCVGLVNGEGAGTVPVPHVPAAPLLPPQTDEAVRALLQRFYALQGERVEAYRLFEEGHRAYLSSAPHYDFPRYRQLVHELTLAFSGISREVLQLQGRLRDQHGRPELAQHLARLQEREQEKLQLTAQLQLARQQAQDQPGVDAHRQEVRELKHKLIKTIEAISEILQDLKYDSEEAE
- the CRLF1 gene encoding cytokine receptor-like factor 1, which gives rise to PAVISPQDPTLLIGSSLTATCTVSADFHLRAEDLYWTLNGRRLPAASYAALGPTTLSVALARLNGSKQQSGDNLVCHSRDGGILAGSCLYVGLPPEKPVNISCWSKNMKDLTCKWAPGTEGETFLHTNYTLKYKLRWYGRDNTCQEYHTAGPYSCHIPKDLALFTPYEIWVEASNRLGVAVSDVVMLDILDVVTTDPPSDVHVSRVGDLEDQLSVRWSSPPALKDFLFQAKYQIQYRVEDSSEWKVVDDVGNQTSCRLAGLRPGTVYFVQVRCNPFGIYGSKKAGIWSDWSNPTAASTPRSERAAGGCDPKGGEQNTTLRRELKQFFGWVKKHAYGCSNLSIKLYDQWRVWLQKSHKTRNQVLPGDKL